CAATATGGTGAATGCACACtttgttttaaatgatttaTAACAACTTTAAGGATCTCATACCAGCTTGCCAGTTTAAGCAACATTTGATTCTTGCTTTGAGCATGTGTCTTGGCCAATTCAATCCTCTTACATGTTCAAAACGTTAATTCAACATGGTGAAATGCGGAAAATTGGgtaacaaaaacttaaaacattTTAGAGAAGCATTCTCAAGCCTTAATCCAGAAGTAGAGAGGACAATGAAGAGAATTGTTTTCAGTGTAGAGTTCTGAAGCGCGAATtcagccttttctttttctttttcttttttgtcaatGAACTACATCTTCCCAGTCATAAGAAGTATACATAAGTCAATGCCTTCCCAAAaaacaatcaatttttattCACATTGTAGCTCAAAGAAACTGGATGTTTTATGCATTCAACATTATCATCTGCAATTGCATTTGTTTTCCCACATTTTTGCAATAGGAAATTGTTGAAAGTACTGCTGTTAGGTTTGAAGTAATGTAAGTTAAGGCTAGATTGTTTCTAGAAATCATTCACAAAGACACTGAAAAAATTCTATTATGTGGTACATGATAAACTTATCCAATGAAATGTATTCATTTTGTCCAATACTATTATACTTTTGATAGCTTGGTTTCATAAATTTATTCTTATGGAACCTACTTTCACATTTCTTATATTTCAGTCACAGTTAATTGATCCAGCAGTGAAGGGCACACTTAACGTTCTTCGATCATGTGCAAAAGTTCCTTCTATCAAGAGAGTGATTGTAACATCTTCCATGGCTTCAGTTATGTTCAACAAAAAACCCTTGACTCCTGATGTGGTTATTGATGAGACTTGGTTTTCGGATCCAGTTGCTTGTGAGGAGTTGCAGGTGTGTGTATTGCAGTAGTTATTATATCCTTTTAACTGTATCTTTAATAGGACTATCATATAGCATTAACCTTAAAATATCTTTAATGAAAGATCTAAGGTAATGTTTTGATGATGATGTTactagaaagtagaaacatAGAGCGATAATATTTTGACTTTATATATCTAGTTCTATAAGTATAgttgtttttgagaaacattAGAGAGACTATCATCACAAGGTTTGTTAACTTCCTTTCTCAGTGAGCACCATGTCAGTGTCTAGgttctttttactatttcttgtaatcatatttttctcaatattttttaatatatttaaagtatctagtaattatttttatgcTCTAGAATCAGATATATGTTGAATTTATAGGTTTTGATGTTCCCAAACCTAAATTGTATAGATTCCAATGCCGCTCTAAATAAAATCAGAGAcatattacactttttttttagtcctACATTTCATTCGTTTCTGACCAAGAAAGGTTCCCATTTAATAGTTTTGGGTTTTCTCAGCAATGGTATGTGCTTGCAAAGACCTTGGCTGAGGAGGCTGCTTGGACATTTGCTAAAGAGAATGGCATTGACTTGCTAACAATAAATCCAGGCTTTGTAATTGGACCGCTCATACGGCCAACACTTACTTCTAGTATTGAGACGTTTCTGAAGATTATTAATGGTACTCTATTGCAACCAATGAGGACTACGTGTATTGTGTTTCATTCTACATAAATTCTAAATATTCAAGTCTGATTAGCATTTCATATGAAAAGTTAAAGTCATAACTGGTTTAGTAGATGAAGCATGATAGGTGTATATAGGCCTATTCCAGTAAATTGTGAGCACTACCACTCTTTAGAATACTATGAGCATGGATCTAATCTTAGAATTTACTAGGTATTTTTTGTGATAAGTGATAATTTTATGAGACTTACTCCTTTGGAAATTCCTTGTTCTCTTGCACAGAGGCTTTACTTAATTCTAGTCCTCTTAACATGGAATGTAAAAATTTCTCTGTTATTTAGAGTTCATTGGAAAACAAGGAGGCTTTAAACTTGACCTTGATCTGCAAGTGCCAACCCCACTAATGCCACCTGAAATGTATAGGTTGGGGTTCAACCTATATTCCATGGATAAGAAATCTTCCATCTCAACCTACATAGCTTTGGGAATATGCTTTATAACTTATATTTATCTTATACAATTTGAGGACAATAATTAGCATCTGCTGAAAGCAAGTTATACCTGCTATATAAGGTGAACTATTTCAACAATGATCTCCAAGCATATTTATTCTGATAAAGTGGTCAACTgatcaaaatgaaatttaactATATTGGCCTATTGAAATTTACTCTCTCTAGCTACATCATCCATATAATGCTATTGATCAACTTGTTCTCTCTTTCCTGTGTGTAGGAACCCAAGTTTTCTTTAATGGAATATATAGACTTGTTGATGTTAGAGATGTTGTAAATGCACATATTCAGGCATTTGAGATTCCTACTGCTAATGGGAGatattgtttggttggaggagttaCACACcattctaaattttttgatatattgCACAAATTTTACCCTAGTTTGCGCCTACCTAAAAAGTGAGTTATTTATATGCATGATACTAAATGTCCCTTATTGCCATTTTTGCCACTAGCAAAGTATGACTCACTTGGAGTAAATGCTTCGTTTAACTGAATGATcaatttaattaagaattttcttttaataataataataataatctatatatatatatatatatatatatctaaaagctgaagtgtagcatttattattactacgcTCTCGTTGACCCACATCAACGGCCATATTATCTACCTATTTCCCATTTCTCTCTACTACTTCCAACCATAACTTCgcttttactttttcatctctccactactcTTAACCTTAATGTCACTCTTCATatatctcttcctcttccttttattttgaccaTTCTTATCCTCATTCTATTACTATAAATATgacattttctctctcattctatACATATTTTCTCATATGAAAAAGgttattactctctctctctctctctctctctctctcatgctttatttgtgtgaattttttattttttgtatctctACTTTAGATAGATGTATTTGTGAAttctttagaattttattttgggctgcaatttggttttgtgttattaatttattatctttttttttcttttctatgattgttaaatgttattctattgcatataaatatagtttacaagaatataatgttattctattatatatcatggcttggataatttggtgtttgactcatgactatattttttattttgatgcttctttttctcaatttattttctatttctctctcgAAAAGgtgattactctctctctctctctctctctctctctctctctctatatatatatatatattatttatccttttttgatgaatcttttttttttttatatatatatataatactattttGGATTAATACGATTTGGtagtgtgtttgattttttaagttttctgtcacaagtcttctctctccctcttttagcttttgtttgattttttttttctttggacatgatacttagttattttggaagtgaggttttgaatttatatcaaaatacaatgtTGGCTATGTATTTGATTGTGTCTATCaactattaaaattaaattgcccaagatgaatatgtatagacaatattttaattttaacttttcattgagttattatttagttataacatcaaaattaaagtaaatgaatgtgtaaagttaaaactgtctaagatgaatttgtaaaaccaatatatttataatatggtatAGTCTCTTAGAAATGTCTAAGAAATATACAGTTTCAATCTTATGTATCTATATTAGTAAACAAAACTCAATCAATAGTTCGAAACTACTCCtatgataagaaaaattataaatataataatctctttttaagagaatgaaaattttgaataatatatttgaaactcaAACAGTTTAGTTGTACAGGGAAaacaaattaggaaaatataatgcacgataacataatttatcaaaatatggaccacctaaaaaatgaataatatcaatcaaataaatccaaataataaaatgatgatatattttttgagatagataaatgaaaaataattttagaaattgtttaaggttttgggagaacaaattatttttccacaaaatttatagaaaacaTTATATATTATACCATAACTAAAATAAAGTTATCTATTCTCACGCATTGCGTGAGTCTgcgactagtaataataataattgcaaTAATAATTTGCTTTTATCAACCATAGCAATTGTTTTGACACATAAAACAAGTTGAAGAGGGGTCAATTGTATTTTCCATTTTTGAAGAAGAGTCAActgtatttgttattttttgcaGAGGTGAAGATGACAAGCCTTTGCAACCATTATACAAGATATCCCAAGGCAGGGCCAAGAGTTTGGGTATTAGCTTCATTCCTATGGAAGTGAGTGTTAGGGACACTGTTGAAAGCTTCAAGGAGAATGGCATCCTCACTGTCTGAATATGTTATTAAAAGGGAAGTGATTCAAATAAGTACAAATAATTTGTGTATTGCCCATACTGACTAATGTTTGTTGGGCTTGAAGGTTCCCATCATGTCAAGATATATAAATTGTAATgcttttggaaatattttagcTGCAGAACTTCTAAATCAAGTTTTACTCAATCAGAAATGAGATATTGAATTTAAAGTCCAAGTTTTCTAGAGATATTGAGCTAAAAACTCAAGTCCTTTGGGAAATGTCTTGAATATATGGAAAGTGTCAGTCCGGCTAGTGCTTGGTGGTTTCCAAATTGCTTACTTCCCTGGTATGGTAAGACTTTTGACTTCAAAACTTCAATGGGTTGGATGTGATTTGCAAAAGTTCTCATACATTCCCAATCCTCTAGTAACttttgtatataatataattgaatctTCTACCACCAATTTCTGCCAAAGAATGGTTATGACTTAGTACACTAGTTGATCCTATAATACAATTTCTCTACAAAAATGCACACATTCGTGtataaaactataaatatatagtgATGCAGAGCTGCAGTTTGAAGAGCATAAATTGGTTCTTTgtggtattagaattgatttcGAATTTCTGTTTTGAAAATGGTACCCAACTGACTAGTAAGGTGTGGAGCATAGGAGAATATGACTTTGAAACTTGTGTCCTGGGAACTATCTAGCATTTATTGTGGGTCTATTACAAATCAGATTATGTAATTTCTTATAAGcattaagaaaaatatgatgAAAGCAAGCCACCTTTGACAGAAATTATCAATATCCCAGAATTGCTCCATTTTTTgcctttaaatttatttgttctaTGACAGCCTAACAATTTTGCTACCTTAACTGGATGCATCATCTAATATCAGAGCTCTGGGATTTATTAAGATGATCTCTGTGGATATGGAGTTAAggggactaaaatgaaaaaaacaaaaaacaaaatggacTAAACTTATAGGTGTGAATTGTACTttaaccaaaatataaaaaaataagggcGAATGCCTCAcatgacataaaataaaagaagaaaatgatgggGGGTATTATCTAAATATATTTCTAGCAATGATTAAGCCCCATAGATTGGAGTTGATGGACCTACTTGTTTGTCCAATAGAAAAACTGTGTCTGTAACGCCCCAAAATCATAAgcaataaaagtctatttaatctaaataatccataaaaaatattaaataaaagcaaCCAGCAACCTAAAATCTTATCACAAATGTCAGAGCTCTAATCCACCAAAGATAAGACAacctcaaaataattctccagTACAATATTTAAtgccataaaaataataataaaatcttcaGTTCCACAAAATAATTCGTAACTGTCGTCTTCCAAGAATTTCTACTTCAATAATCTCTCTAATGTATCTGTAAGGGGAAATAAAGGGGGTgaagataactcaataagtggaattcactaacattggggtgtgTGAACAAATCTTTCAAATACATAATTCTTACAACAAATTCATAACTTGTaactcatcaatattttatcatcgaatatttcatataaaaaaatatatacttatattgTGAACCATCATATAAACAATTTCCTAGGCTTTTCTCATGGTTAACGTTTACACCCCGTTGACAGAGTTGTGCTGTCCCCTTTTTGGGACTGGAACCTCCTTTTCATCCCCTTTCTTAAGGATGGCTCATTTGGAACCTAAAGGtgcactcccttgctaaggagttTCCTTTTTGGATTTCTCAATAGtatactcccttgctaaggagttATTAATGTGCACTGTCCCCTTTTCTGGGACCGTCCCTTACTAAGGACTAGCTGCAGTATGATTGTCCCTTACTAAGGACTAAATACAATACTGAGATTttaatcacgacttgccataggttttcaaaacatattcaatatgctcacaaaaataattcattcataattcaaaaaataaaataaagatatatccacacacacaagtttaaataaatttaggttgtcccacaagtttttcataaaacaaatagtcaatgtgcacatcaaacatttataaaatatcaatttatatatagaatatcaacatatttatctgttttcacacttaaatagTTTCATCCTGGACAATATTGATATATCCAAATTTCTCCATTTATTCACCTAACTATCCAATTTACTTTCAGCTttgatcagatttttttttttttttttttgaacttaaaAGTATTGCTGCCTAATCGGATTTTCCCATTGATATAATCATGGATATTCAAGAACTTCAGAATGGCCGAATAAGGGAAATCTCATCAATCTAAAATTTACATCCTTTCTTGTCATGTAGCTATATCCATCATTCCTAgtctaatataataataaccATAGGACATCCTTTCCCATAATATAAGGATAAGTGGAGATTGTTGAGATCAGAACATATGCCTAGAAGtcctttttcctttaatatattGATAAGTTAGGTTTTATGAAGTCATGCCTATTGTCCTACTAGCTACTAAGTAATTTCAAGCACAACTCCTTCCCTGAAAGTGGGACAATTTCTAGccatattcagtttttttttttttttttttccattaacaTGATGACAACGTTGATTTCCCAAGTCCACACCTAACCCCTATGTTTTGTGCGGCACAAACACTGATATACATAGAAATTCTCCATCCTAGGTGTGTGATATAT
This genomic stretch from Quercus robur chromosome 4, dhQueRobu3.1, whole genome shotgun sequence harbors:
- the LOC126723852 gene encoding phenylacetaldehyde reductase-like encodes the protein MSREEKVLCVTGASGYIASWLVKLLLQRGYTVKATVRDTNDPKKTEHLLSLDGAKERLQLFKADLLEEGSFDSAVDGCQGVFHTASPVIFTASDPQSQLIDPAVKGTLNVLRSCAKVPSIKRVIVTSSMASVMFNKKPLTPDVVIDETWFSDPVACEELQQWYVLAKTLAEEAAWTFAKENGIDLLTINPGFVIGPLIRPTLTSSIETFLKIINGTQVFFNGIYRLVDVRDVVNAHIQAFEIPTANGRYCLVGGVTHHSKFFDILHKFYPSLRLPKKGEDDKPLQPLYKISQGRAKSLGISFIPMEVSVRDTVESFKENGILTV